TCGGCACCAAATGGCGAAACAAGACTCTCAACACGAAGAGTGTCGACAGAAATCAAAAAATTAGCCGACCTTTCATTAAATGATAGTTTCTTCTATACACTAACAAGTTCGGACATTTTCAGTAACTTTGCATCAATTTCAAATGTAGAACATTTTCGTCAAGAATTGTCTCTGTTTTGTATGGAAGCAGCATAATGAAAAATGAGAGATATGAACAAAAGGTTGTAAAGAATTAATAAAGGGAATATATATATCATGTTGGCCTCGTCCAGCCCCAACTAATAAAAAGCTACTGATTGTTATCAATAGTACTCCTGATCTATTCCTAATAATTCACCTAAAGATCTAGAATACCTAGGAAACTTGTTTTTCCTCGGCCGCCGCCGCAGCCACCGCCAGCATAAAGGTGGAGACCTATCATCAAAATCAGCACTAAATGGCGAAACAAGACTCTCAACACGAAGAGTGTCGACAGAAATTAAAAAACGACACTGATTCTTAAACGGAAGAACAATAGCTTTATGATGAATATCATAATCAGCATATGATTCCCCATCATTAAACACAACATTTACTGTTTTTTCGCAGAAAATAAGCTTTTGATTACTAACAATATCCTCCATTTGGGTAGTTAACACCTTAATCCAAGATTCTTTAACTCCGTACTCTTTCATAACCCATACATCGACCACATGGCTATCATCCAAATAATCAGAAACGCTGAGGCATCCTCTAAAATCTCTTAAAACTTTGAATCTCCATTCGTaattgataacgtagcacatctagtaggggcgaagcaacctcgccaggaacgaacatcactaagtcaagcatttcaccgacctggtaacaatgtccgaccttctCGAAATCATAGAacacatgacttggggggtcaccggatcgatgggaattcaaacatcatccaagacaatcatgcctgataaggtcggaccaagaatccGATCCGGGCTCTGAACTAGGCTCAACTCAGACCCAGGTCGAGCTCCGAGTTCCTAAGCCCGAAAGACTGGACCACCTAGTCCGAGATCTGAGCTACTCTCCGATGCAAGAgccatgataacttgactcccaagttatccgggtTTCAAGGCTtgaccgggctccgaggtcctgcccagaagcgctcactcgtgtaccggatcctgggaccacagaagatcttctgacaggtgcgtgaggaatgttccctctgacacacctaacaaattGCGCCACCTGCAGGGATATTCTCCCACGTGAGCGTAACCgaattctgggaccactgggctcacagcctgccagcaaggcaggtttgtccttaaaccctaactataaatagagggtttaaggacaaaccctaggtaatttctttttctctactctaagcactctcttttctcttcttcttcttcctttacctcaaatcttacttgagcgtcggagtgaacgtccggtgacccccaccggagttctttctgacctctgtctgtttgtggtgtgcaggtcgttaTAGCTCGGATCctgtttggtgatttatcagtAATGGAAAGATTGAGTCAAATCAAGGGGCGAAGGCAGATTTATCTCCCCGTAGCTATCTTCTACTGCGTCGAAGTATAATGCTGCAACTCGGTACGTATCCGAGTGAGAAACGAGCTGGTGAGGACGTTTGTTTATAGTCGCTGTAAAGTGACCACAACCCCAGGGCCAGTATAGTGGATATCTATGATATGGGAAATATTCTCCATGCTTTACAATAGTTTTCCATAATCTAGCTGCCACAGAATATACTTGCACCAAAGCCCTATTATTAGAAAAACCACCTCCAACTCtaaaaattttgtaattttggtgGATAGGGTCATAACCGAGTCCAAACAAATCTAACTGAGAGAACTGATTTTCCTTTTCCTGATTATGTGGAGGAATCGAGTTGACTTGGTTCGTAGTTGGATtccataaaatcaaaaaatgttTATATACTGCATATAATAACAGAAGCCCGTCACAATAACTTGCTGGGACAATTTGCTCGACTAAATCACGTTCTCGACTGAACTCATAACGATTGCGGACAGGAAACAAAATCCTTTGCTCGATGAGGGTCTTAAAGCCATCGGTGTCGTCGTAATCTACGGTGGAAACACGGTCGAGATGGTTCCGAACGAATTTAGGATCAGTGATTGTGAAAAACCATTCCTTGCATACAAATTTGCAGTTGATAAGGGATGGAGCAGGTAATCTGAGGAGGATATTCTGCACAATTTCTGGAGGTAATTCGTCAACCGGTGTTCTTTTTTCCTTTGATTCCACAAATTTTGAACTTTTACTTATTGTTTGACCCATATTTTCTGAATCACCGAAATAGAGTATTATGTTTTGCTAGGGTTTTAACTCATTTGTAATGAAACGTGAAGTCATTAACTCTAACTCTCTCTCTTCCACTCTATTGGCCTATTTTTTTCTCTCATAACTATCTCTAATATCACCTTTATCTTTGGCTAGTCAGATTTTtcccaataattttatttttgaaattgaacaACTTCAcgtatgtatatttttttattattttcaataataaattaagagcATTTATCCATGTGtattacaaaataatttctAATATGAGAAGTCATATGTACTCTTAATGGGCTCAACTTGTACTCTCCAGGTTATATCCTGGCTAATGTATGTTAACCCCCTTGTAATTAATTAGGGGGCAATTttcttgaaaagaaaaattaagggAGCAACTCGCTTTGATAATGATATCATTGTGTGCCATAAATATAaggatttgtttttgaaaaatgacATAAAATGTGAAGATGCggtaaaataaaactatttttgggtaatattattttctattaaaatagttgcaataacaattaaaactataaatatatttgtaaaactatttaattttaaatcataatTCTAAATCCTATACTCTAAATTCCGGCTACCAACACCGACGTGGTCACCAACGAAAAACAGTTACCCCGACACCCTCACCACCTTCGAGTACAAACCACTTTCGGCCACGAGCCACCTTCAGTCACCTGCCACCTTTGACCATCGATATCTTCAACCACTGACCATCTCTAACCACCGCGGACTGTTACCATCCCGAAAACTGAACTTTGAACCATAAGTAagtattttttacaatttattttgcttaaataaatatttttgatcaTATAGGCattgactccaaaaataaaGTCAACAAGTAGAGATGcagttttttacttttttaattatgagGTGCAATTACTTTCACTTTTAAAATAATGGTGTAATTTTATGAAacgttttcaaattcattttgggGCGGTTAAAATGTCCTTTAAATGTCAATGTAGAAGCTCAGAAGGAAAACAAAATTCACTCACTTCTCCCTctcttattaatttttgaaagacAACGATCTCAAGTTGTAAATTGTTCAACAGCCTGCTTCAATTGCTCGACATCCAGCGAGAACAGCTTCCAATTCTTGAAGAGGAGGGTAAATTCCTCGAAGACAACATCAAATTCTTGTAGAgagtttcttttttaaaatttgaaattggaATACTAaggattttatgattttttttgtttaggcTTCTcgttataaattattattgggTCAGTTTATTTGTCTTATTTTACCGATTAAATTATCAATCTTTGAGTTAACATGCGCCATTTTTTAGATGCTGGCATATATTTGATAATAAAGATTTCTTCTTTAATGATTTCATTTGGaaattataagcaaagaaaatGTAATTTTGTATAGCAAACTAACTTTTCCAACTTGACAGTGTTTATAGGCTG
This region of Mercurialis annua linkage group LG1-X, ddMerAnnu1.2, whole genome shotgun sequence genomic DNA includes:
- the LOC126676072 gene encoding putative F-box only protein 15; amino-acid sequence: MGQTISKSSKFVESKEKRTPVDELPPEIVQNILLRLPAPSLINCKFVCKEWFFTITDPKFVRNHLDRVSTVDYDDTDGFKTLIEQRILFPVRNRYEFSRERDLVEQIVPASYCDGLLLLYAVYKHFLILWNPTTNQVNSIPPHNQEKENQFSQLDLFGLGYDPIHQNYKIFRVGGGFSNNRALVQVYSVAARLWKTIVKHGEYFPYHRYPLYWPWGCGHFTATINKRPHQLVSHSDTYRVAALYFDAVEDSYGEINLPSPLDLTQSFHY